Below is a genomic region from Prolixibacteraceae bacterium.
GGCCACCATTAGATCCCAAAGCCACAATCCATGACCTTTTCGTTTCGTTGGTATTTCCATTTAATAAAGGTACAAATGAGTAACCGTCATATTTATATTTCTTATTTTTTGACGCTCCTGCTAAATCACAAAAAGTTGGTAATATATCTGTAAAATCGACCAATTCTTCTGATACTTGATTCGGCTTTATTCGCCCGGGAGCACTTACAATTAATGGGGCATTAATACCATTCTCGGAAAGTTTGGTTTTACCACCTCTAACAGGTCTTCCTTTTAAGTGTCCAATAATATTTCCTGAAGTACCATTATCGGTGGTCCAAAAAATCATGGTATTGTCAGATAATCCCAAACTATCTACTGCATGAACAATCTTTCCTAAAATATGATCTGCATAACGTACCATTGCCTTATGCTGTTCTCCTTTAGGAGCATTAGGTTCATTTGGAGTAGTAGTTAAAGGTCCATGAGGCAAACACATCGGATAATAAACCATCATTGGGTCTTTCTTGTTTTTGGACATAAAATCAATAATAAAATCTGAAAATACATCCTCTCCAAACTGTCCTTTATATGTTTTACTCCCTTTCTTAGTATGTATATAAGGATTCCAATATCTTTGAACAGAAGTCTCAATATCTCCTCCTCCTTCACCACCCGTCCACATACAATATTCTTGGAATCCAACATCTACCATTGCTTTTGGTTCTAAACGAAAATCATTCAATTGCCATTTTCCAGCTACGCAGGTTTTGTAACCTTCCTTTTGAAGCATTTTTGCAAACGATGGATTTACATCAGCATCAAAATGGACTCCATGTCCCCATCTAGGAACATCATAATGGTTTACCCATCCATGATTAAATGGGTATTGTCCCGTTAACAATGTTACTCGACTGGGGGTACATTGCGGCATCGAATAAGTATTGGTAAACTTTATTCCATTTTTTGCCAATTTATCAATGTTTGGAGTTTTAACATCATTGGCACCATAATTTTGCACCCACTCTTTTCCCATGTCATCTAATAGAATAAAGATGATATTAGGTTTCTCGGTCTTCTTTGCGAAAGAGGAGAAAGCGAATAATGTGCTAAATGCTGTAACTGTAATTTTTTTCAGACAGTTCATTTTTTGAGAGTGTTAATTTAGAACAAGAGTTGAAAAATTTTCCGTCATTGATTGATTGTAAATGAGAATTACTATTTACTATTACAAAACTACATCACTCTAATTTTTGACGCCTTATGGATCATCACAAATATTAACATATATATATCAGGAGATAGCATATGTAAGAAACATTAGTATGACTTTCATAAAAAAAACAGTAAGAAACAACACAACCTAATACACAATAACAACCTAATAATAAGCAAAATACAACAACATACAAGCAAACAATCAACAATGACATAGAGGTATGACATATATTAAGAAACATATCACTGCAACACCATCATATAAATACATGAAAGTAAGTTATTAGAAAGGTGTTACAATCGGAGAAATATAATTGTTACAAACAATTTAAGCTTCTTAATTCATTCAATTACTTCACACACCATATTTTAATGCATAAATAGTGCGTTTAATAATTATGGCTTTCAATTATACAAGAGTGCAATAATAATAGTGAGTCCAACAGTGATAAATAAATTAGATTTTTTGGATAACGAGGCATAAAAAAGATCTACCCATCATGATGAGTAGATCTTATATCAAACATTAAATTAGTTATCGAAATATTAGTTACCCTCAATAATTCCTGGTGAAGGTGATGACGATTCAATAAAGTCAGTAGAAGAGTTATCTGAATCAATTAAATAAGGTCTCTCATTTGCAATAAAAGCCACTTTTCTTCGAATAGAATGGCCATATCGATTATTATCATCCATTGATAAACTAAAATATTTAATGTCTAACTGAGATGACAACGTTTTCCAATTAAACTGCCCTTTGGGGCTACACTCTACAGCATCAATAATCGAACTATTTTGAATTCGCCAAGCATCACGATTAATCTCAGATTTCACTCCATTCTCTGTATAAGTATAGATATATGAATAAGCAGCCGCCTTCATAAACACATCCGTCGTTTCTGCTTTTCTTCTAAAAAGAATAAAAGATTTTTGTCCTTTATCATTTGGTGACCATTTCTCAACAGGAGTATCGGTCATTTTCTGCATATTTGGCACACCAGGAGTATCTTCATCAGTAGTACTAATATCATACCATTCAAAGTTTGCTTTAGTCAGGTCAAGGGAGTTCGAATTGATTGTCTTATGATTTATAGCTCTATCCACAATCAAAAATGACTCGCCTGGTTTCAGCAAAAATTGTTTTCCATTTCCGCCAACACGGTAAACTTTAGAAACAGCAGTATACTTATCTCGTTCATCAACTTTAAGATCAGAAAGGACAATATCAGTTTGAAACTCCGTTTCTGCAATACATAGATCATCGGCATATAAATCACGTTCTGAATTATTATATATTTCGAAGAATTTATCCTCGGAATAAGCAGTACCATCAACATTTAACGATCCAGTAAAATATATTTCCGAGAAGATCAAGTCTGCATTAATATTGTATACATACAAATCTAAATCGAGAGTCAATCTTCCCCCTTCGACTTTAACATTTTGCTTCATTCCTCTCACTCCCACTTCTTTTACCACCTTACTTTTATCTAAATCAGCAGTAGTCACCTCTAATATTCCATCTAATTGCAGATTATATGTACCATCCTCAACTTTTAAGAATGGAACTCCTAAATTTTTGATTTTTCTAATCTTCTGAGATCCAGTTTCAACATTTGTAATCGTAACTGTTGCTGTTTTCATTTTCACTTTATCATTCGAGAATGATTTAGGTGTATGCATTTTCACCTCTACATCTGAAAGAGGTAGCATCTGATCCTTTTGACAGGAAACAATAAGTAAAGAGGCCAAAAGTGCAATGCAAGATAGTTTCTTATACATCATCGATATTATTTTTTAACTATTACGGAGTTACCTCCTAATAAAACAGACTTCAACTAAACCTTGTTTATCTGAAAGATAAAAGTACAATAGTATTTTTTAAAATTAATTACATATTTGAACATTTTTAATGTAATGATAATCTATTACAATCGGGTAGATGGCTGGAAGATATTTAATCTTCCAGTACACCTCCCACACCACCGTACGTACGGGTCTCGTATACGGCGACTCCCTAAATCACGACTTTACTTTCTGATAATAATCACTTAGCGTAATATAGCCTGCCTTCTCCAAATTCTTATTCGTTATAGTCGTTTGTAGAATTGGACTCTTTGAAATGAAATGCGCCAATACTTTTTCCTCGTATTAGCATATTCATACGCTTTGCTCTTCAAAACTCCGATCAAATATGCCGCATGAAATAATGATAATTCGCCATCGGGTTAACACTTACCTTTTCGTAGTTCTGTTATTAAAACTTTTCGATGAAATCTGAGATAATCTTTTAAGGATTCCACCTGCATCTCATCAACTCCATGACTCCCTTTATTTCGATAAACCTGTAAATAAGCCTTATTTAGGTTATCTGATTCTAGGACTCGTTCTAATAAATTATCTGTTGTAATGGTCGTTTTCATAATGGCTTCAGTTATCCCATTGAAAGTGTGCGCTCTTGAGTTATTATCGAGTTCCGCTCTACCTTCACTCAAGTAGCTATCTTCCGATATTTTCTGCATTGATCCCTTCATTAGGTAACAGTCTGTATTATGAACAATTTAAGATTCAGTCCTTCCTGTAAAGTGGATACAGTACTATGACCTCGGCTGACTTCTCACAGTTAACTTTTTGTGAATGGACAGGAAAAAAAATACACTGTATCCATCTGTGAGACCTCCCATGGTAAGGAAATTAACTTTCACTCCATCTATCCGCCACATCTACGGTATAAACTCCGTGTAGAATTCGGACTTCACTTTGTTTGGCAAGCTTATCCAGTTATATACCGCCTAATGAGATTCGTATACCTCGGATCAGAGTTTTGCATACGGCTTCCTTCAGGTTATACCTCACGATAAGCACCCTTGCCTTCTGCTAGGTGGTTGGCTCTACAAACCTCCACTACGGACTTGCACCGATTAGTTAATTTACATGCATGGCACACCAAAAGAAGGACTCCCCATTTAGGAGAGCCCTTCTCTATACTTTGACTCTAAAAAAGATCTTATTGTTTTTTCAAAATTTTAGCAAAAAGACCATTTGTGAGATCTCTTAGAACGTACATACCCTCTGACAAATGATCCATCGAGAAGGTCTCTGTTCCATTAACATCTAATTGTTTTACAACACGCCCATTCACATCCAACAGTTCATAAGAGTGCTTCTTTTGATCATTGTTAATAATCGTTATCGTAGAACTAAAAGGATTTGGATATATTGAAGTAACTCCTAACTCTACAAGATTAGAAGATGTAAATAATTTAGCCGTTAACTTCAAATCATCTGTACTTTTTGAAGGTAATGAATGGCTGTTTCCAGCCAGTGAAACATAAAGCTTATTTTTACCATCAGTGAAGTCAATATGCTGATAATCTAACAGTGGCTCCCATGCATCTCTAAGATTCTTACGAAACAGATAACTCACACCATCGCTTCCATTGATTGCCCCTTTTTCTTCAGCATACATAGTTAACTTGAGCTCTGGAGCTTCTCTTTGTGTCATACAAGTGACATCCACATTTGGGCTATTATAGTTCTTATATAACTGAAGACTATTCATCTTTTCGCTACGCTTCCATAGATTATCATATTTAAATGCCCACAAATAATCATGCGCATTAAAGTCAAAGCCAGACAATTCAAATTGAATACTTACTCTCTTGCTTTTCAAATTATCAGAAGCTGTCATCCTCATTACATATGGTAAAGAATGATCTGTAATAATATTCGCATCAATGGCACTTGGCATCCTAAAATCTATCCAGCCTTTTTCATCGGTACCATCATTAATTCGATATATAAACTTCGTCTTTACAGCTTCTTTCTCCAATTGAACCTCAAAATAAGTGTAGTCTTCTACAGCAATAT
It encodes:
- a CDS encoding sulfatase-like hydrolase/transferase encodes the protein MNCLKKITVTAFSTLFAFSSFAKKTEKPNIIFILLDDMGKEWVQNYGANDVKTPNIDKLAKNGIKFTNTYSMPQCTPSRVTLLTGQYPFNHGWVNHYDVPRWGHGVHFDADVNPSFAKMLQKEGYKTCVAGKWQLNDFRLEPKAMVDVGFQEYCMWTGGEGGGDIETSVQRYWNPYIHTKKGSKTYKGQFGEDVFSDFIIDFMSKNKKDPMMVYYPMCLPHGPLTTTPNEPNAPKGEQHKAMVRYADHILGKIVHAVDSLGLSDNTMIFWTTDNGTSGNIIGHLKGRPVRGGKTKLSENGINAPLIVSAPGRIKPNQVSEELVDFTDILPTFCDLAGASKNKKYKYDGYSFVPLLNGNTNETKRSWIVALGSNGGHFENGRLVNSHSYRDRSIRNKRYKAYVDTLGQVYELIDLKNDFYEHHNLIRSNKKEIQEAIENFQAVVNQFPKKDHVPNYRKLKKSYYDIPDKDMNKNCLKGKAKPNKSKLPF
- a CDS encoding DUF4876 domain-containing protein; this translates as MMYKKLSCIALLASLLIVSCQKDQMLPLSDVEVKMHTPKSFSNDKVKMKTATVTITNVETGSQKIRKIKNLGVPFLKVEDGTYNLQLDGILEVTTADLDKSKVVKEVGVRGMKQNVKVEGGRLTLDLDLYVYNINADLIFSEIYFTGSLNVDGTAYSEDKFFEIYNNSERDLYADDLCIAETEFQTDIVLSDLKVDERDKYTAVSKVYRVGGNGKQFLLKPGESFLIVDRAINHKTINSNSLDLTKANFEWYDISTTDEDTPGVPNMQKMTDTPVEKWSPNDKGQKSFILFRRKAETTDVFMKAAAYSYIYTYTENGVKSEINRDAWRIQNSSIIDAVECSPKGQFNWKTLSSQLDIKYFSLSMDDNNRYGHSIRRKVAFIANERPYLIDSDNSSTDFIESSSPSPGIIEGN